A stretch of Dryobates pubescens isolate bDryPub1 chromosome 35, bDryPub1.pri, whole genome shotgun sequence DNA encodes these proteins:
- the DYRK3 gene encoding dual specificity tyrosine-phosphorylation-regulated kinase 3 isoform X1 yields the protein MGAVSPRHHAAGQETRGAPRCRFGDGLYDSYMRIDQIRYQEPANEEHSPLGLPALGRANVSSNKLAMKDHPLAGSQVKVEQLFEDSGNRRSSTLQPAGIPASERALPSLTKDKSTEGISTCKGGGGSSRAHKAISQAPEQAVKQYKHQLSAYEQQEIFNFSEIYFVGPAAKKRQGVIGGPNNGGYDDDQGSYIHVPHDHLAYRYEVLKIIGKGSFGQVAKVYDHKLHQHLALKMVRNEKRFHRQAAEEIRILEHLKKQDKTGSMNVIHMLESFTFRNHICMTFELLSMNLYELIKRNKFQGFSIQLVRKFAHSILQCLDALYRNKIIHCDLKPENILLKQQGRSGIKVIDFGSSCFEHQRVYTYIQSRFYRAPEVILGSRYGMPIDMWSFGCILVELLTGYPLFPGEDEADQLACMMELLGMPPQKLLDQSKRAKNFINSKGHPRYCTATTQADGRVTLTGSRSRRGKVRGAPGHKDWVTALKGCDDPLFIEFLKECLSWDPATRLTPGQALRHPWICRRTPKPPGGADKPSAKRIAGYTGSFPGLGSKLPPVVGVANKLRANLASDSNSSIPLCTVLPKLVS from the coding sequence GTCTCTAGCAACAAGCTTGCAATGAAGGACCACCCCCTGGCTGGAAGTCAGGTCAAAGTGGAGCAGTTGTTTGAGGACTCTGGcaacaggaggagcagcactctccagcctgcaggaaTCCCTGCTTCAGAAAGAGCTCTTCCTTCCCTGACCAAGGATAAGAGCACAGAGGGCATAAGCACTTGTAAAGGGGGGGGTGGCTCCTCCAGGGCACACAAAGCCATTTCCCAAGCTCCAGAGCAAGCTGTCAAGCAGTACAAGCACCAGTTGTCTGCTTATGAGCAGCAGGAGATCTTTAACTTCTCTGAGATCTACTTCGTGGGGCCGGCCGCGAAGAAGAGGCAGGGAGTGATCGGGGGCCCCAACAACGGGGGCTACGACGATGACCAAGGCAGCTACATCCACGTGCCCCATGACCACCTTGCCTACAGGTATGAGGTGCTCAAAATCATTGGCAAGGGCAGCTTTGGGCAGGTTGCTAAAGTCTACGATCACAAACTCCACCAACACCTGGCCTTGAAGATGGTTCGCAACGAGAAGCGATTCCACCGGCAGGCGGCCGAAGAGATCCGGATCCTGGAGCACCTGAAGAAGCAGGACAAGACAGGGAGTATGAATGTTATCCACATGCTGGAAAGCTTCACCTTCAGGAACCACATCTGCATGACCTTTGAACTCTTGAGCATGAACCTGTACGAGCTGATCAAAAGGAACAAGTTTCAGGGCTTCAGCATCCAGCTGGTCCGGAAGTTCGCTCACTCGATCCTGCAGTGTTTGGATGCCCTTTACAGGAACAAGATCATCCACTGTGACTTGAAGCCGGAGAATATCCTCCtgaagcagcaggggaggagcgGAATCAAGGTGATAGATTTTGGGTCCAGCTGTTTTGAGCACCAGAGAGTCTACACCTACATTCAGTCTCGCTTCTATCGGGCGCCGGAGGTGATCCTGGGGAGCCGCTACGGGATGCCCATCGACATGTGGAGCTTCGGCTGCATCCTGGTGGAGCTGTTGACCGGCTACCCTCTTTTTCCCGGGGAGGACGAGGCAGACCAGCTGGCCTGTATGATGGAGCTTCTTGGCATGCCGCCCCAAAAGCTCTTGGATCAGTCCAAGCGGGCCAAGAACTTCATCAACTCCAAGGGGCACCCTCGCTACTGCACGGCCACCACGCAGGCGGACGGCAGGGTGACCCTGACCGGCAGCCGCTCGCGCCGGGGCAAGGTGCGGGGCGCCCCGGGGCACAAGGACTGGGTGACGGCTCTGAAGGGCTGTGACGACCCTTTGTTCATAGAGTTCCTAAAGGAGTGTCTCAGCTGGGACCCTGCCACCCGCCTGACTCCCGGCCAAGCCCTGCGGCACCCTTGGATTTGCAGGCGGACTCCCAAGCCCCCCGGCGGCGCCGACAAACCCTCCGCCAAACGCATTGCCGGCTACACCGGCTCCTTCCCGGGGCTGGGATCCAAGCTGCCCCCTGTGGTGGGGGTGGCCAACAAGCTGAGGGCAAACCTGGCCTCTGACTCCAACAGCAGCATCCCTCTCTGTACTGTGCTGCCCAAACTGGTCAGCTAG
- the DYRK3 gene encoding dual specificity tyrosine-phosphorylation-regulated kinase 3 isoform X2 codes for MLLGRKPEAPLGAGRFGDGLYDSYMRIDQIRYQEPANEEHSPLGLPALGRANVSSNKLAMKDHPLAGSQVKVEQLFEDSGNRRSSTLQPAGIPASERALPSLTKDKSTEGISTCKGGGGSSRAHKAISQAPEQAVKQYKHQLSAYEQQEIFNFSEIYFVGPAAKKRQGVIGGPNNGGYDDDQGSYIHVPHDHLAYRYEVLKIIGKGSFGQVAKVYDHKLHQHLALKMVRNEKRFHRQAAEEIRILEHLKKQDKTGSMNVIHMLESFTFRNHICMTFELLSMNLYELIKRNKFQGFSIQLVRKFAHSILQCLDALYRNKIIHCDLKPENILLKQQGRSGIKVIDFGSSCFEHQRVYTYIQSRFYRAPEVILGSRYGMPIDMWSFGCILVELLTGYPLFPGEDEADQLACMMELLGMPPQKLLDQSKRAKNFINSKGHPRYCTATTQADGRVTLTGSRSRRGKVRGAPGHKDWVTALKGCDDPLFIEFLKECLSWDPATRLTPGQALRHPWICRRTPKPPGGADKPSAKRIAGYTGSFPGLGSKLPPVVGVANKLRANLASDSNSSIPLCTVLPKLVS; via the coding sequence GTCTCTAGCAACAAGCTTGCAATGAAGGACCACCCCCTGGCTGGAAGTCAGGTCAAAGTGGAGCAGTTGTTTGAGGACTCTGGcaacaggaggagcagcactctccagcctgcaggaaTCCCTGCTTCAGAAAGAGCTCTTCCTTCCCTGACCAAGGATAAGAGCACAGAGGGCATAAGCACTTGTAAAGGGGGGGGTGGCTCCTCCAGGGCACACAAAGCCATTTCCCAAGCTCCAGAGCAAGCTGTCAAGCAGTACAAGCACCAGTTGTCTGCTTATGAGCAGCAGGAGATCTTTAACTTCTCTGAGATCTACTTCGTGGGGCCGGCCGCGAAGAAGAGGCAGGGAGTGATCGGGGGCCCCAACAACGGGGGCTACGACGATGACCAAGGCAGCTACATCCACGTGCCCCATGACCACCTTGCCTACAGGTATGAGGTGCTCAAAATCATTGGCAAGGGCAGCTTTGGGCAGGTTGCTAAAGTCTACGATCACAAACTCCACCAACACCTGGCCTTGAAGATGGTTCGCAACGAGAAGCGATTCCACCGGCAGGCGGCCGAAGAGATCCGGATCCTGGAGCACCTGAAGAAGCAGGACAAGACAGGGAGTATGAATGTTATCCACATGCTGGAAAGCTTCACCTTCAGGAACCACATCTGCATGACCTTTGAACTCTTGAGCATGAACCTGTACGAGCTGATCAAAAGGAACAAGTTTCAGGGCTTCAGCATCCAGCTGGTCCGGAAGTTCGCTCACTCGATCCTGCAGTGTTTGGATGCCCTTTACAGGAACAAGATCATCCACTGTGACTTGAAGCCGGAGAATATCCTCCtgaagcagcaggggaggagcgGAATCAAGGTGATAGATTTTGGGTCCAGCTGTTTTGAGCACCAGAGAGTCTACACCTACATTCAGTCTCGCTTCTATCGGGCGCCGGAGGTGATCCTGGGGAGCCGCTACGGGATGCCCATCGACATGTGGAGCTTCGGCTGCATCCTGGTGGAGCTGTTGACCGGCTACCCTCTTTTTCCCGGGGAGGACGAGGCAGACCAGCTGGCCTGTATGATGGAGCTTCTTGGCATGCCGCCCCAAAAGCTCTTGGATCAGTCCAAGCGGGCCAAGAACTTCATCAACTCCAAGGGGCACCCTCGCTACTGCACGGCCACCACGCAGGCGGACGGCAGGGTGACCCTGACCGGCAGCCGCTCGCGCCGGGGCAAGGTGCGGGGCGCCCCGGGGCACAAGGACTGGGTGACGGCTCTGAAGGGCTGTGACGACCCTTTGTTCATAGAGTTCCTAAAGGAGTGTCTCAGCTGGGACCCTGCCACCCGCCTGACTCCCGGCCAAGCCCTGCGGCACCCTTGGATTTGCAGGCGGACTCCCAAGCCCCCCGGCGGCGCCGACAAACCCTCCGCCAAACGCATTGCCGGCTACACCGGCTCCTTCCCGGGGCTGGGATCCAAGCTGCCCCCTGTGGTGGGGGTGGCCAACAAGCTGAGGGCAAACCTGGCCTCTGACTCCAACAGCAGCATCCCTCTCTGTACTGTGCTGCCCAAACTGGTCAGCTAG